A section of the Lepus europaeus isolate LE1 chromosome 19, mLepTim1.pri, whole genome shotgun sequence genome encodes:
- the LOC133747816 gene encoding zinc finger protein 568 isoform X2, whose product MEHLTPVMARRAWCHQDFALSKEEEETARSLGTVTFKDVAVDLTQEEWQQMKPAQRTLYRDVMLENYSNLVIVGCQVTKPDVIFKLEQEEEPWVIEEEIFERQYPEVWEVDEQIKKQQQTLVRKVTSISKKTLIKEKVIEYKRVAKIFPLSSDTVTSKQSFSGCDSLDKGLEHNLDLLNYEKGSVREKNYECNEYEKPFYHCSSYVVTPFKCNQCGQDFSHKFDLIRHERIHAGEKPYECKECGKAFSRKENLITHQKIHTGEKPYKCNECGKAFIQMSNLIRHQRIHTGEKPYACKDCWKAFSQKSNLIEHERIHTGEKPYECKECGKSFSQKQNLIEHEKIHTGEKPYTCNECGRAFSRMSSVTLHMRSHTGEKPYKCNKCGKAFSQCSVFIIHMRSHTGEKPYVCTECGKAFSQSSSLTVHMRNHTAEKPYECHECGKAFSRKENLITHQKIHTGEKPYECNECGKAFIQMSNLIRHQRIHTGEKPYACTVCGKAFSQKSNLTEHEKIHTGEKPYHCNQCGKAFSQRQNLLEHEKIHTGEKPFKCNDCGKAFSRISSLTLHVRSHTGEKPYECNKCGKAFSQCSLLIIHMRSHTGEKPFECNECGKAFSQRASLSIHKRGHTGEKRQVY is encoded by the exons ATGGAGCACTTGACCCCAGTGATGGCAAGGAGAG ctTGGTGTCATCAGGACTTTGCTCTTtccaaggaagaagaggaaacagcCAGGTCTCTT GGAACAGTGACATTTAAGGATGTGGCTGTGGACCTCACTCAGGAGGAATGGCAGCAAATGAAACCTGCTCAGAGGACCTTATACcgggatgtgatgctggagaactaTAGCAACTTAGTCATAGTGG GCTGTCAAGTTACCAAACCAGATGTGATCTTTAAGTTGGAGCAAGAAGAGGAGCCATGGGTGATAGAGGaagaaatatttgagaggcaataTCCAg AAGTTTGGGAAGTTGATGAACAGATCAAGAAGCAACAGCAAACACTTGTGAGGAAAGTCACATCAATCTCCAAGAAAACTCTGATTAAGGAAAAAGTCATTGAATATAAAAGAGTTGCAAAAATATTTCCTCTGAGTTCAGACACTGTTACTTCGAAACAAAGCTTCTCTGGATGTGACTCACTTGATAAGGGTTTGGAACATAATTTAGACTTGCTTAATTATGAAAAAGGCTCtgtaagagagaaaaattatGAGTGTAATGAGTATGAGAAGCCATTTTACCATTGCTCCTCTTACGTTGTAACCCCCTTTAAGTGTAATCAGTGTGGACAAGACTTCAGTCATAAATTTGACCTCATCAGACATGAGAGAATTCATGctggagagaaaccctatgaatgtaaggaatgtggaaaagccttcagcAGGAAGGAAAATCTTATtacacatcagaaaattcacactggGGAAAAACCATATaagtgtaatgaatgtggaaaagctttCATTCAGATGTCAAACCTCATTAGacaccagagaattcatactGGGGAAAAACCTTATGCGTGTAAGGATTGTTGGAAAGCCTTCAGTCAGAAATCAAATCTCATTGAACATGAGCgaattcatactggagagaaaccctacGAATGTAAGGAATGTGGGAAATCTTTCAGCCAGAAGCAAAATCTTATTGAGCATGAGAAAATTcatacaggggagaaaccttatacATGTAATGAATGTGGTAGAGCTTTTTCTCGAATGTCATCTGTTACTCTGCATATGAGAAGTCATACAGGGGAAAAACCCtataaatgtaataaatgtggGAAAGCTTTTTCTCAATGCTCAGTATTTATTATACACATGAGAAGCCATACAGGTGAGAAACCGTATGTATGTactgaatgtgggaaagccttctcTCAAAGCTCATCCCTAACTGTGCATATGAGAAATCATACAGctgagaaaccctatgaatgccatgagtgtggaaaagccttcagcCGGAAAGAAAATCTCATTACACACCAGAAAATTCATACTGGagaaaaaccttatgaatgcaatgaatgTGGGAAAGCTTTTATTCAGATGTCAAACCTCATTAGacaccagagaattcatactGGGGAGAAACCCTATGCATGTACAGTctgtgggaaagcctttagtCAGAAATCAAATCTCACTGAACATGAAAAaattcatactggagagaaaccttacCATTGTAAtcaatgtggaaaagccttcagtCAGAGACAAAATCTCCTTGAGCATGAAAAaattcatactggagagaaaccatTTAAATGTAATGATTGTGGTAAAGCCTTCTCTCGAATTTCATCTCTTACACTTCATGTGAGAAGTCATACAGGGgaaaaaccctatgaatgtaataaatgtggaaaagccttctcTCAGTGCTCACTACTTATTATACATATGAGAAGTCATACTGGTGAGAAACCCTTTgagtgtaatgaatgtgggaaaGCATTTTCTCAGAGAGCATCCCTTTCTATACATAAGAGAGGTCATACAGGTGAGAAACGCCAAGTGTACTAG